Within Desulfitobacterium chlororespirans DSM 11544, the genomic segment AGCTACGGTTAGTGCATTGTCGCCAAATACCTCCCCCCAACGGCCAAATTCCAGGTTTGTGGTTATGATCAGGCTGCCACGTTCATAGCGTTCTGAGCAGAACTGGAAAAGCAAAGGACTGCCCGCGCCCAGATTAAT encodes:
- a CDS encoding ATP-binding protein, giving the protein INLGAGSPLLFQFCSERYERGSLIITTNLEFGRWGEVFGDNALTVALLDRITHHAHVIPFIGESYRFKQSKGNKIND